In the Rhinoderma darwinii isolate aRhiDar2 chromosome 13, aRhiDar2.hap1, whole genome shotgun sequence genome, one interval contains:
- the ZMYND8 gene encoding MYND-type zinc finger-containing chromatin reader ZMYND8 isoform X3, with protein sequence MKQPLTTDPVDVVPQDGRNDFYCWVCHREGQVLCCELCPRVYHAKCLKLNAEPEGDWFCPECEKITVAECIETQSKAMTMLTIEQLSYLLKFALQKMKQPGTEPFQKPVSLEQHPDYAEYIFNPMDLSTLEKNVKKKMYGCTEAFLADAKWILHNCIIYNGGNHKLTQTAKVIIKICEHEMNEIEVCPECYLAACQKRDNWFCEPCSNPHPLVWAKLKGFPFWPAKALRDKEGQVDARFFGQHDRAWVPMNNCYLMSKEIPFSVKKTKSIFNSAMQEMEVYVENIRKRFGVFNYAPFRTPYTPNNQYQMLLDTGNPSAGSAKTDKQEKIKLNFDMTASPKILMSKPILNSGGGRRISLTDMPRSPMSTNSSVHTGSDVEPDADKKAVSSHYSASEESMDFIDKSTASPVSIKTGHGGSISGSPKPFSPQSSTPITCKTERNSGTGSILNLNLDRSKAEMDLKELSESVLHQSTPTPLISPKRQIRSRFQLNLDKTIESCKAQLGINEIPDDPYATVEHSDSEESEKTDSSDSEYGSDEEQKSKNGQDEEDKESVKEKEISPSSSVKRKSKPSIPAEVKDESKSTTEKADAAGKEKPASAAEKNLPDKSKSLPHSAKEKLKIKDETDSPTVHLGLDSDSESELVIDLGEDHSGREGRKSKKDAKVLAAKHPELKSQSAANASSHPAAETPILTRSASQAAPAVGVTVTTSSASAASTPTAATGSPVKKQRPLLPKETVPTVQRVVWNSSTVQQKEVTQTTTTSTITLVTSAPPLAMVTSPAQPLTTSITSDLPIATASADVAADIAKYTSKMMDAIKGTMTEIYNDLSKNTTGSTIAEIRRLRIEIEKLQWLHQQELSEMKHNLELTMAEMRQSLEQERDRQIAEVKKQTELEKQQAVDETKKKQWCANCKKEAIFYCCWNTSYCDYPCQQAHWPEHMKSCTQSATATQQEADPDLNTDKTAPATTSAPPAPAETTTTPKEKEGAADKSKESVTTIPVVVSPNAGAAAVRAGVQYVQTTMPAQVRRV encoded by the exons ATGAAGCAGCCGCTCACCACAGACCCTGTTGATGTTGTACCGCAGGACGGCCGCAATGACTTCTACTGCTGGGTCTGTCACCGGGAAGGACAAGTCCTGTGCTGTGAGCTCTGCCCCAGAGTGTACCATGCTAAGTGTCTGAAGCTGAACGCTGAGCCGGAGGGGGACTGGTTTTGTCCTGAGTGTGAG aaAATCACAGTTGCAGAATGCATAGAGACCCAGAGTAAAGCAATGACTATGTTGACCATAGAGCAGCTCTCGTACCTGCTGAAATTTGCACTACAGAAGATGAAGCAGCCGGGG ACAGAACCCTTCCAGAAGCCGGTGTCACTGGAGCAGCATCCGGATTACGCAGAATATATATTTAATCCTATGGATCTCAGTACACTAGAAAAG aatgttaaaaagaaaatgtaCGGTTGCACAGAAGCCTTCCTGGCCGATGCCAAATGGATATTACATAACTGCATTATATACAATGGGG GAAATCACAAATTAACACAAACTGCTAAAGTAATAATCAAGATATGTGAACATGAG ATGAATGAAATTGAAGTCTGCCCTGAATGTTATTTAGCTGCTTGCCAAAAAAGAGATAATTGGTTTTGTGAACCGTGT AGCAATCCGCACCCTCTGGTTTGGGCTAAATTAAAAGGATTTCCTTTCTGGCCTGCAAAAGCCCTGAGAGACAAAGAGGGGCAGGTGGACGCGCGCTTCTTTGGACAGCATGACAG GGCCTGGGTTCCAATGAACAATTGCTACCTCATGTCAAAAGAGAtccctttttctgtaaaaaaGACAAAGAGCATCTTCAACAGCGCCATGCAGGAGATGGAGGTGTATGTGGAAAACATTCGCAAAAGGTTTGGTGTATTTAACTATGCGCCGTTCCGGACACCTTACACACCAAACAACCAATACCAAATGCTGCTGGACACCGGCAATCCAAGCGCCGGCAGTGCCAAAACCGACAAACAGGAAAAGATCAAGCTGAACTTTGACATGACGGCATCGCCGAAGATTCTGATGAGCAAACCCATATTAAACAGCGGTGGGGGGCGGCGGATCTCATTGACCGACATGCCACGCTCTCCGATGAGCACAAACTCTTCTGTGCACACCGGCTCCGATGTGGAGCCAGACGCGGACAAGAAAGCCGTGTCCAGCCACTACAGTGCGAGTGAAGAGTCCATGGACTTTATAGATAAGAGTACAG CTTCTCCTGTATCGATAAAGACGGGACATGGTGGCAGCATATCAGGCAGTCCCAAACCTTTCTCTCCACAATCCTCTACACCAATAACCTGTAAGACGGAGAGGAACTCCGGCACCGGCAGCATCCTCAACCTCAACCTCG ACCGAAGTAAAGCAGAAATGGATTTGAAGGAGCTGAGTGAGTCCGTGCTTCATCAGTCCACTCCAACGCCCCTCATCTCCCCCAAGAGACAGATCCGCAGCCGCTTCCAGCTCAATCTGGACAAAACCATCGAGAGCTGCAAAGCCCAATTAG GAATTAATGAGATTCCAGATGACCCCTACGCCACAGTGGAGCACAGCGATTCCGAGGAGTCCGAGAAGACGGATTCTAGTGACAGCGAATATGGGAGTGACGAGGAACAGAAGTCAAAAAATGGACAAGACGAGGAAGACAAGGAAAGTGTCAAAGAAAAGGAAATCTCCCCTTCATCCTCCGTAAAGAGAAAATCCAAGCCCTCAATCCCAGCCGAGGTGAAAGATGAATCCAAGAGCACAACAGAGAAGGCCGACGCAGCGGGTAAGGAGAAGCCGGCCTCCGCCGCGGAGAAAAACCTTCCTGACAAGAGTAAATCCCTGCCGCACTCCGCAAAGGAAAAACTGAAAATAAAGGATGAGACGGACTCGCCTACAGTGCACCTCGGACTGGACTCGGACTCTGAGAGCGAACTGGTCATTGACTTAGGTGAAGATCACTCTGGACGAGAAGGACGGAAATCCAAAAAAGATGCTAAAGTATTGGCCGCAAAACACCCAGAAT TAAAATCGCAATCCGCAGCCAATGCCAGCAGCCACCCCGCCGCTGAGACCCCCATCTTGACTCGCTCTGCATCCCAGGCTGCCCCTGCTGTAGGGGTAACAGTGACCACAAGTTCTGCATCAGCTGCGAGCACCCCAACAGCAGCTACTGGCAGCCCAGTGAAGAAGCAGAGACCCCTGCTGCCCAAGGAGACAGTTCCCACCGTGCAGAGAGTGGTGTGGAATTCTTCCA cggtcCAACAAAAAGAAGTGACACAAACTACAACCACCTCCACTATAACCCTGGTGACCAGTGCCCCTCCACTCGCCATGGTGACCAGCCCGGCACAGCCGCTGACCACGTCAATCACCAGCGATCTACCCATCGCTACCGCCTCAGCTGATGTCGCTGCTGACATTGCCAAATACACCAGCAAG ATGATGGACGCAATTAAAGGCACAATGACTGAAATCTACAATGACCTGTCCAAGAATACAACAGGGAGCACCATAGCGGAG ATCCGACGTTTGCGAATTGAGATTGAAAAACTGCAGTGGCTTCACCAGCAGGAGCTGTCCGAGATGAAGCATAATCTGG AGCTCACCATGGCGGAGATGAGGCAGAGTCTGGAGCAGGAGAGAGACCGGCAGATTGCAGAGGTGAAGAAACAGACCGAGCTGGAGAAGCAGCAGGCGGTGGATGAGACCAAGAAGAAGCAGTGGTGCGCCAACTGCAAGAAGGAGGCCATCTTCTACTGCTGCTGGAACACCAGCTACTGCGACTACCCCTGTCAGCAGGCGCATTGGCCCGAGCACATGAAGTCCTGCACGCAGTCAG CTACTGCGACGCAGCAGGAAGCCGACCCAGACCTCAACACGGACAAAACCGCCCCAGCTACAACGAGTGCCCCGCCGGCGCCTGCCGAAACCACCACAACGCCGAAAGAGAAGGAAGGAGCGGCCGATAAGAGCAAAGAGAGTGTCACT
- the ZMYND8 gene encoding MYND-type zinc finger-containing chromatin reader ZMYND8 isoform X1 has translation MKQPLTTDPVDVVPQDGRNDFYCWVCHREGQVLCCELCPRVYHAKCLKLNAEPEGDWFCPECEKITVAECIETQSKAMTMLTIEQLSYLLKFALQKMKQPGTEPFQKPVSLEQHPDYAEYIFNPMDLSTLEKNVKKKMYGCTEAFLADAKWILHNCIIYNGGNHKLTQTAKVIIKICEHEMNEIEVCPECYLAACQKRDNWFCEPCSNPHPLVWAKLKGFPFWPAKALRDKEGQVDARFFGQHDRAWVPMNNCYLMSKEIPFSVKKTKSIFNSAMQEMEVYVENIRKRFGVFNYAPFRTPYTPNNQYQMLLDTGNPSAGSAKTDKQEKIKLNFDMTASPKILMSKPILNSGGGRRISLTDMPRSPMSTNSSVHTGSDVEPDADKKAVSSHYSASEESMDFIDKSTASPVSIKTGHGGSISGSPKPFSPQSSTPITCKTERNSGTGSILNLNLDRSKAEMDLKELSESVLHQSTPTPLISPKRQIRSRFQLNLDKTIESCKAQLGINEIPDDPYATVEHSDSEESEKTDSSDSEYGSDEEQKSKNGQDEEDKESVKEKEISPSSSVKRKSKPSIPAEVKDESKSTTEKADAAGKEKPASAAEKNLPDKSKSLPHSAKEKLKIKDETDSPTVHLGLDSDSESELVIDLGEDHSGREGRKSKKDAKVLAAKHPELKSQSAANASSHPAAETPILTRSASQAAPAVGVTVTTSSASAASTPTAATGSPVKKQRPLLPKETVPTVQRVVWNSSSKFQTSSQKWHMQKVQRQQQQQQQQQQQPSTPAPSQSPQGTRYQTRQAVKAVQQKEVTQTTTTSTITLVTSAPPLAMVTSPAQPLTTSITSDLPIATASADVAADIAKYTSKMMDAIKGTMTEIYNDLSKNTTGSTIAEIRRLRIEIEKLQWLHQQELSEMKHNLELTMAEMRQSLEQERDRQIAEVKKQTELEKQQAVDETKKKQWCANCKKEAIFYCCWNTSYCDYPCQQAHWPEHMKSCTQSATATQQEADPDLNTDKTAPATTSAPPAPAETTTTPKEKEGAADKSKESVTTIPVVVSPNAGAAAVRAGVQYVQTTMPAQVRRV, from the exons ATGAAGCAGCCGCTCACCACAGACCCTGTTGATGTTGTACCGCAGGACGGCCGCAATGACTTCTACTGCTGGGTCTGTCACCGGGAAGGACAAGTCCTGTGCTGTGAGCTCTGCCCCAGAGTGTACCATGCTAAGTGTCTGAAGCTGAACGCTGAGCCGGAGGGGGACTGGTTTTGTCCTGAGTGTGAG aaAATCACAGTTGCAGAATGCATAGAGACCCAGAGTAAAGCAATGACTATGTTGACCATAGAGCAGCTCTCGTACCTGCTGAAATTTGCACTACAGAAGATGAAGCAGCCGGGG ACAGAACCCTTCCAGAAGCCGGTGTCACTGGAGCAGCATCCGGATTACGCAGAATATATATTTAATCCTATGGATCTCAGTACACTAGAAAAG aatgttaaaaagaaaatgtaCGGTTGCACAGAAGCCTTCCTGGCCGATGCCAAATGGATATTACATAACTGCATTATATACAATGGGG GAAATCACAAATTAACACAAACTGCTAAAGTAATAATCAAGATATGTGAACATGAG ATGAATGAAATTGAAGTCTGCCCTGAATGTTATTTAGCTGCTTGCCAAAAAAGAGATAATTGGTTTTGTGAACCGTGT AGCAATCCGCACCCTCTGGTTTGGGCTAAATTAAAAGGATTTCCTTTCTGGCCTGCAAAAGCCCTGAGAGACAAAGAGGGGCAGGTGGACGCGCGCTTCTTTGGACAGCATGACAG GGCCTGGGTTCCAATGAACAATTGCTACCTCATGTCAAAAGAGAtccctttttctgtaaaaaaGACAAAGAGCATCTTCAACAGCGCCATGCAGGAGATGGAGGTGTATGTGGAAAACATTCGCAAAAGGTTTGGTGTATTTAACTATGCGCCGTTCCGGACACCTTACACACCAAACAACCAATACCAAATGCTGCTGGACACCGGCAATCCAAGCGCCGGCAGTGCCAAAACCGACAAACAGGAAAAGATCAAGCTGAACTTTGACATGACGGCATCGCCGAAGATTCTGATGAGCAAACCCATATTAAACAGCGGTGGGGGGCGGCGGATCTCATTGACCGACATGCCACGCTCTCCGATGAGCACAAACTCTTCTGTGCACACCGGCTCCGATGTGGAGCCAGACGCGGACAAGAAAGCCGTGTCCAGCCACTACAGTGCGAGTGAAGAGTCCATGGACTTTATAGATAAGAGTACAG CTTCTCCTGTATCGATAAAGACGGGACATGGTGGCAGCATATCAGGCAGTCCCAAACCTTTCTCTCCACAATCCTCTACACCAATAACCTGTAAGACGGAGAGGAACTCCGGCACCGGCAGCATCCTCAACCTCAACCTCG ACCGAAGTAAAGCAGAAATGGATTTGAAGGAGCTGAGTGAGTCCGTGCTTCATCAGTCCACTCCAACGCCCCTCATCTCCCCCAAGAGACAGATCCGCAGCCGCTTCCAGCTCAATCTGGACAAAACCATCGAGAGCTGCAAAGCCCAATTAG GAATTAATGAGATTCCAGATGACCCCTACGCCACAGTGGAGCACAGCGATTCCGAGGAGTCCGAGAAGACGGATTCTAGTGACAGCGAATATGGGAGTGACGAGGAACAGAAGTCAAAAAATGGACAAGACGAGGAAGACAAGGAAAGTGTCAAAGAAAAGGAAATCTCCCCTTCATCCTCCGTAAAGAGAAAATCCAAGCCCTCAATCCCAGCCGAGGTGAAAGATGAATCCAAGAGCACAACAGAGAAGGCCGACGCAGCGGGTAAGGAGAAGCCGGCCTCCGCCGCGGAGAAAAACCTTCCTGACAAGAGTAAATCCCTGCCGCACTCCGCAAAGGAAAAACTGAAAATAAAGGATGAGACGGACTCGCCTACAGTGCACCTCGGACTGGACTCGGACTCTGAGAGCGAACTGGTCATTGACTTAGGTGAAGATCACTCTGGACGAGAAGGACGGAAATCCAAAAAAGATGCTAAAGTATTGGCCGCAAAACACCCAGAAT TAAAATCGCAATCCGCAGCCAATGCCAGCAGCCACCCCGCCGCTGAGACCCCCATCTTGACTCGCTCTGCATCCCAGGCTGCCCCTGCTGTAGGGGTAACAGTGACCACAAGTTCTGCATCAGCTGCGAGCACCCCAACAGCAGCTACTGGCAGCCCAGTGAAGAAGCAGAGACCCCTGCTGCCCAAGGAGACAGTTCCCACCGTGCAGAGAGTGGTGTGGAATTCTTCCAGTAAGTTTCAGACCTCATCCCAGAAATGGCACATGCAGAAAGTTCAGAGGCAacaacaacagcagcagcagcagcaacagcagcCGAGCACGCCTGCGCCGTCACAGTCTCCACAAGGGACCAGATACCAGACACGGCAGGCTGTGAAAG cggtcCAACAAAAAGAAGTGACACAAACTACAACCACCTCCACTATAACCCTGGTGACCAGTGCCCCTCCACTCGCCATGGTGACCAGCCCGGCACAGCCGCTGACCACGTCAATCACCAGCGATCTACCCATCGCTACCGCCTCAGCTGATGTCGCTGCTGACATTGCCAAATACACCAGCAAG ATGATGGACGCAATTAAAGGCACAATGACTGAAATCTACAATGACCTGTCCAAGAATACAACAGGGAGCACCATAGCGGAG ATCCGACGTTTGCGAATTGAGATTGAAAAACTGCAGTGGCTTCACCAGCAGGAGCTGTCCGAGATGAAGCATAATCTGG AGCTCACCATGGCGGAGATGAGGCAGAGTCTGGAGCAGGAGAGAGACCGGCAGATTGCAGAGGTGAAGAAACAGACCGAGCTGGAGAAGCAGCAGGCGGTGGATGAGACCAAGAAGAAGCAGTGGTGCGCCAACTGCAAGAAGGAGGCCATCTTCTACTGCTGCTGGAACACCAGCTACTGCGACTACCCCTGTCAGCAGGCGCATTGGCCCGAGCACATGAAGTCCTGCACGCAGTCAG CTACTGCGACGCAGCAGGAAGCCGACCCAGACCTCAACACGGACAAAACCGCCCCAGCTACAACGAGTGCCCCGCCGGCGCCTGCCGAAACCACCACAACGCCGAAAGAGAAGGAAGGAGCGGCCGATAAGAGCAAAGAGAGTGTCACT
- the ZMYND8 gene encoding MYND-type zinc finger-containing chromatin reader ZMYND8 isoform X2: MKQPLTTDPVDVVPQDGRNDFYCWVCHREGQVLCCELCPRVYHAKCLKLNAEPEGDWFCPECEKITVAECIETQSKAMTMLTIEQLSYLLKFALQKMKQPGTEPFQKPVSLEQHPDYAEYIFNPMDLSTLEKNVKKKMYGCTEAFLADAKWILHNCIIYNGGNHKLTQTAKVIIKICEHEMNEIEVCPECYLAACQKRDNWFCEPCSNPHPLVWAKLKGFPFWPAKALRDKEGQVDARFFGQHDRAWVPMNNCYLMSKEIPFSVKKTKSIFNSAMQEMEVYVENIRKRFGVFNYAPFRTPYTPNNQYQMLLDTGNPSAGSAKTDKQEKIKLNFDMTASPKILMSKPILNSGGGRRISLTDMPRSPMSTNSSVHTGSDVEPDADKKAVSSHYSASEESMDFIDKSTASPVSIKTGHGGSISGSPKPFSPQSSTPITCKTERNSGTGSILNLNLDRSKAEMDLKELSESVLHQSTPTPLISPKRQIRSRFQLNLDKTIESCKAQLGINEIPDDPYATVEHSDSEESEKTDSSDSEYGSDEEQKSKNGQDEEDKESVKEKEISPSSSVKRKSKPSIPAEVKDESKSTTEKADAAGKEKPASAAEKNLPDKSKSLPHSAKEKLKIKDETDSPTVHLGLDSDSESELVIDLGEDHSGREGRKSKKDAKVLAAKHPELKSQSAANASSHPAAETPILTRSASQAAPAVGVTVTTSSASAASTPTAATGSPVKKQRPLLPKETVPTVQRVVWNSSSKFQTSSQKWHMQKVQRQQQQQQQQQQQPSTPAPSQSPQGTRYQTRQAVKAVQQKEVTQTTTTSTITLVTSAPPLAMVTSPAQPLTTSITSDLPIATASADVAADIAKYTSKMMDAIKGTMTEIYNDLSKNTTGSTIAEIRRLRIEIEKLQWLHQQELSEMKHNLELTMAEMRQSLEQERDRQIAEVKKQTELEKQQAVDETKKKQWCANCKKEAIFYCCWNTSYCDYPCQQAHWPEHMKSCTQSATATQQEADPDLNTDKTAPATTSAPPAPAETTTTPKEKEGAADKSKESVTVRIAGR; the protein is encoded by the exons ATGAAGCAGCCGCTCACCACAGACCCTGTTGATGTTGTACCGCAGGACGGCCGCAATGACTTCTACTGCTGGGTCTGTCACCGGGAAGGACAAGTCCTGTGCTGTGAGCTCTGCCCCAGAGTGTACCATGCTAAGTGTCTGAAGCTGAACGCTGAGCCGGAGGGGGACTGGTTTTGTCCTGAGTGTGAG aaAATCACAGTTGCAGAATGCATAGAGACCCAGAGTAAAGCAATGACTATGTTGACCATAGAGCAGCTCTCGTACCTGCTGAAATTTGCACTACAGAAGATGAAGCAGCCGGGG ACAGAACCCTTCCAGAAGCCGGTGTCACTGGAGCAGCATCCGGATTACGCAGAATATATATTTAATCCTATGGATCTCAGTACACTAGAAAAG aatgttaaaaagaaaatgtaCGGTTGCACAGAAGCCTTCCTGGCCGATGCCAAATGGATATTACATAACTGCATTATATACAATGGGG GAAATCACAAATTAACACAAACTGCTAAAGTAATAATCAAGATATGTGAACATGAG ATGAATGAAATTGAAGTCTGCCCTGAATGTTATTTAGCTGCTTGCCAAAAAAGAGATAATTGGTTTTGTGAACCGTGT AGCAATCCGCACCCTCTGGTTTGGGCTAAATTAAAAGGATTTCCTTTCTGGCCTGCAAAAGCCCTGAGAGACAAAGAGGGGCAGGTGGACGCGCGCTTCTTTGGACAGCATGACAG GGCCTGGGTTCCAATGAACAATTGCTACCTCATGTCAAAAGAGAtccctttttctgtaaaaaaGACAAAGAGCATCTTCAACAGCGCCATGCAGGAGATGGAGGTGTATGTGGAAAACATTCGCAAAAGGTTTGGTGTATTTAACTATGCGCCGTTCCGGACACCTTACACACCAAACAACCAATACCAAATGCTGCTGGACACCGGCAATCCAAGCGCCGGCAGTGCCAAAACCGACAAACAGGAAAAGATCAAGCTGAACTTTGACATGACGGCATCGCCGAAGATTCTGATGAGCAAACCCATATTAAACAGCGGTGGGGGGCGGCGGATCTCATTGACCGACATGCCACGCTCTCCGATGAGCACAAACTCTTCTGTGCACACCGGCTCCGATGTGGAGCCAGACGCGGACAAGAAAGCCGTGTCCAGCCACTACAGTGCGAGTGAAGAGTCCATGGACTTTATAGATAAGAGTACAG CTTCTCCTGTATCGATAAAGACGGGACATGGTGGCAGCATATCAGGCAGTCCCAAACCTTTCTCTCCACAATCCTCTACACCAATAACCTGTAAGACGGAGAGGAACTCCGGCACCGGCAGCATCCTCAACCTCAACCTCG ACCGAAGTAAAGCAGAAATGGATTTGAAGGAGCTGAGTGAGTCCGTGCTTCATCAGTCCACTCCAACGCCCCTCATCTCCCCCAAGAGACAGATCCGCAGCCGCTTCCAGCTCAATCTGGACAAAACCATCGAGAGCTGCAAAGCCCAATTAG GAATTAATGAGATTCCAGATGACCCCTACGCCACAGTGGAGCACAGCGATTCCGAGGAGTCCGAGAAGACGGATTCTAGTGACAGCGAATATGGGAGTGACGAGGAACAGAAGTCAAAAAATGGACAAGACGAGGAAGACAAGGAAAGTGTCAAAGAAAAGGAAATCTCCCCTTCATCCTCCGTAAAGAGAAAATCCAAGCCCTCAATCCCAGCCGAGGTGAAAGATGAATCCAAGAGCACAACAGAGAAGGCCGACGCAGCGGGTAAGGAGAAGCCGGCCTCCGCCGCGGAGAAAAACCTTCCTGACAAGAGTAAATCCCTGCCGCACTCCGCAAAGGAAAAACTGAAAATAAAGGATGAGACGGACTCGCCTACAGTGCACCTCGGACTGGACTCGGACTCTGAGAGCGAACTGGTCATTGACTTAGGTGAAGATCACTCTGGACGAGAAGGACGGAAATCCAAAAAAGATGCTAAAGTATTGGCCGCAAAACACCCAGAAT TAAAATCGCAATCCGCAGCCAATGCCAGCAGCCACCCCGCCGCTGAGACCCCCATCTTGACTCGCTCTGCATCCCAGGCTGCCCCTGCTGTAGGGGTAACAGTGACCACAAGTTCTGCATCAGCTGCGAGCACCCCAACAGCAGCTACTGGCAGCCCAGTGAAGAAGCAGAGACCCCTGCTGCCCAAGGAGACAGTTCCCACCGTGCAGAGAGTGGTGTGGAATTCTTCCAGTAAGTTTCAGACCTCATCCCAGAAATGGCACATGCAGAAAGTTCAGAGGCAacaacaacagcagcagcagcagcaacagcagcCGAGCACGCCTGCGCCGTCACAGTCTCCACAAGGGACCAGATACCAGACACGGCAGGCTGTGAAAG cggtcCAACAAAAAGAAGTGACACAAACTACAACCACCTCCACTATAACCCTGGTGACCAGTGCCCCTCCACTCGCCATGGTGACCAGCCCGGCACAGCCGCTGACCACGTCAATCACCAGCGATCTACCCATCGCTACCGCCTCAGCTGATGTCGCTGCTGACATTGCCAAATACACCAGCAAG ATGATGGACGCAATTAAAGGCACAATGACTGAAATCTACAATGACCTGTCCAAGAATACAACAGGGAGCACCATAGCGGAG ATCCGACGTTTGCGAATTGAGATTGAAAAACTGCAGTGGCTTCACCAGCAGGAGCTGTCCGAGATGAAGCATAATCTGG AGCTCACCATGGCGGAGATGAGGCAGAGTCTGGAGCAGGAGAGAGACCGGCAGATTGCAGAGGTGAAGAAACAGACCGAGCTGGAGAAGCAGCAGGCGGTGGATGAGACCAAGAAGAAGCAGTGGTGCGCCAACTGCAAGAAGGAGGCCATCTTCTACTGCTGCTGGAACACCAGCTACTGCGACTACCCCTGTCAGCAGGCGCATTGGCCCGAGCACATGAAGTCCTGCACGCAGTCAG CTACTGCGACGCAGCAGGAAGCCGACCCAGACCTCAACACGGACAAAACCGCCCCAGCTACAACGAGTGCCCCGCCGGCGCCTGCCGAAACCACCACAACGCCGAAAGAGAAGGAAGGAGCGGCCGATAAGAGCAAAGAGAGTGTCACTGTACGTATCGCCGGTCGGTAG